The proteins below are encoded in one region of Maribacter aestuarii:
- a CDS encoding cytochrome c oxidase subunit 3, with protein sequence MDSTVSAGTEENVWGGGNKPLGASYGKLMMWFFLVSDALTFSGFLASYGFSRFKFIETWPIADEVFTHVPFFHGNYPMIYVAFMTFILIMSSVTMVLAVDAGHRMKKNAVIWYMFATVIGGAIFVGSQAWEWATFIKGDYGAVETRGGRILQFVNADTGERAALADFARTIPDERVEHEKRNGVWYYEEKSLPTYSLNEVITGFKANSNILIRTETINEEGEKTLLTREESLAKLNDATQVVEGANLIQNEYGSRLFADFFFFITGFHGFHVFSGVVINLIIFFNVVIGTYERRGHYEMVEKVGLYWHFVDLVWVFVFTFFYLV encoded by the coding sequence ATGGATTCTACGGTATCAGCTGGAACAGAAGAGAACGTTTGGGGTGGCGGAAATAAACCCTTAGGGGCAAGCTACGGTAAGTTAATGATGTGGTTTTTCCTGGTTTCGGATGCCTTGACCTTCTCCGGTTTTTTAGCTTCCTATGGTTTCTCCAGATTTAAATTTATTGAGACTTGGCCAATTGCGGATGAGGTTTTTACGCACGTTCCTTTTTTCCACGGGAACTATCCCATGATTTATGTGGCATTCATGACTTTCATTTTGATTATGTCCTCTGTAACTATGGTATTAGCGGTAGACGCGGGACATAGAATGAAAAAGAATGCCGTCATATGGTACATGTTCGCTACTGTCATCGGGGGTGCTATCTTCGTTGGATCTCAAGCTTGGGAATGGGCAACCTTCATTAAAGGTGACTATGGTGCGGTAGAAACACGAGGAGGTAGGATATTACAATTTGTGAATGCGGACACCGGTGAGCGTGCTGCTTTGGCTGATTTTGCAAGAACCATTCCAGATGAGAGAGTAGAACATGAGAAAAGGAACGGGGTTTGGTATTATGAAGAAAAGTCTTTGCCAACCTATTCCCTTAATGAAGTTATAACGGGCTTCAAGGCCAACTCCAATATCCTTATTCGTACAGAAACGATTAATGAGGAGGGTGAAAAAACCTTGCTTACCAGAGAAGAATCCCTAGCTAAATTAAATGATGCTACCCAGGTGGTTGAAGGTGCTAACCTCATTCAGAATGAGTACGGTAGTCGCCTCTTTGCCGATTTCTTTTTCTTTATTACAGGTTTCCACGGATTCCACGTTTTCTCTGGAGTCGTTATTAACCTCATAATTTTCTTCAACGTCGTAATAGGTACATACGAAAGGAGAGGACACTATGAGATGGTAGAAAAAGTTGGGCTCTATTGGCACTTTGTAGATTTGGTATGGGTCTTTGTATTTACATTTTTCTATTTGGTATAA
- a CDS encoding cytochrome C oxidase subunit IV family protein produces MAHEHKLEIFRGLWKFKSNTQKIWGVLAFLTLVTAVEVVLGILKPDSLIGTSFLGMKLLNWIFIILTLVKAYYIAWDFMHLRDEKSSLRRAIVWTPIFLVIYLVFILLVEADYIYNIYKDGFVSWNF; encoded by the coding sequence ATGGCACACGAGCATAAATTAGAGATTTTTAGAGGGCTGTGGAAATTTAAGTCCAACACCCAAAAAATTTGGGGTGTTCTTGCTTTCCTTACTTTGGTAACGGCGGTAGAGGTAGTTTTGGGTATATTGAAGCCCGATTCTTTAATTGGAACATCCTTCTTAGGCATGAAATTACTGAACTGGATATTTATTATCCTGACGCTGGTTAAAGCCTATTACATTGCTTGGGATTTTATGCACCTAAGGGACGAGAAAAGTTCGTTAAGAAGAGCAATAGTTTGGACGCCGATATTCTTAGTAATTTATTTGGTATTTATACTGTTGGTAGAGGCAGATTACATTTATAATATCTATAAGGATGGCTTTGTAAGTTGGAATTTCTAA
- a CDS encoding SCO family protein: MNKKYTYIWVSLIILIFGIIVIPRIVDRMKSGTVVENDRMNVATTTKELSYITLNGKKRKVPTFELLNQDSLLINDKDYLGKVYVVEFFFTSCPSICPVMTKNLVSLQNHFQDEDDFGIASFSITPQYDTPKVLKAYAEKYGINNTDWHLMTGDRDTIYDLANSGFNIFAAETPDAPGGFEHSGLFALVDKKGYLRSRLDNFGNPIVYYRGAISEEMGENSQGEEQEISILREDIKKLLEE; encoded by the coding sequence ATGAACAAAAAATACACCTACATTTGGGTTTCCTTGATTATTCTTATTTTCGGGATAATCGTTATACCACGAATAGTGGATCGCATGAAATCCGGTACTGTGGTGGAGAATGATAGAATGAATGTTGCCACTACTACCAAGGAATTAAGCTACATCACTTTAAACGGTAAAAAGAGAAAAGTACCCACTTTTGAACTCTTAAATCAGGATAGCTTATTAATTAATGACAAAGATTATCTAGGAAAGGTTTATGTGGTGGAATTCTTTTTCACGTCCTGCCCTAGCATCTGCCCTGTTATGACAAAGAACTTAGTAAGCTTACAGAATCATTTTCAAGATGAGGATGATTTTGGGATAGCCTCTTTTTCCATCACTCCACAATACGACACGCCAAAAGTACTTAAGGCGTACGCGGAGAAATATGGAATTAACAATACAGATTGGCACTTAATGACTGGGGATAGAGACACCATATATGACCTTGCCAATAGCGGCTTTAATATCTTTGCAGCGGAAACGCCGGACGCCCCTGGAGGGTTTGAACATTCTGGACTGTTTGCCCTGGTTGACAAAAAGGGGTATTTACGATCTAGATTGGACAATTTTGGTAATCCCATAGTTTATTATCGCGGAGCGATATCGGAGGAGATGGGCGAAAATAGTCAAGGAGAGGAACAGGAAATAAGTATTTTAAGGGAGGACATTAAAAAATTGTTAGAGGAGTAG
- a CDS encoding DUF420 domain-containing protein gives METTVSKEKRFNKIIGIVSVVIPIVVALLFGVKIPDVAPLSFLPPIYATINGITALLLLVAVWAIKNGKQTLHQNLMTTNIALSLLFLLMYIAYHMTSDSTSYGGEGWLRYIYFFILITHIVLSIALIPLVLRTYAKAYLNDFIGHRKLARYTFPVWLYVAVTGVIVYIMISPYYVY, from the coding sequence ATGGAAACCACCGTTTCAAAAGAGAAAAGATTCAATAAAATTATAGGAATAGTATCCGTGGTAATTCCTATCGTGGTAGCCCTTCTTTTTGGAGTGAAAATTCCGGATGTGGCGCCGCTTTCCTTCTTACCTCCAATTTACGCGACCATAAATGGTATTACGGCTTTGCTTTTGCTGGTTGCCGTATGGGCGATCAAGAACGGGAAGCAGACTTTGCATCAAAATTTGATGACGACGAATATTGCCTTATCATTACTCTTTTTACTAATGTACATCGCCTATCATATGACATCGGATTCTACCTCGTACGGTGGGGAAGGGTGGTTAAGGTATATCTATTTTTTCATATTGATAACGCATATCGTATTGTCCATCGCACTTATCCCTTTGGTTTTACGTACGTATGCGAAGGCATATTTAAATGATTTTATAGGTCATAGGAAGCTAGCTCGGTACACTTTTCCGGTATGGTTGTATGTGGCAGTCACTGGGGTTATTGTTTACATTATGATATCACCCTATTACGTTTATTAA
- a CDS encoding ABC transporter permease, with protein sequence MFDIERWQEIFDTIRKNRLRTVLTGISVASGIFILVILLGFGQGMQNGIAQEFEEDASNRIGVWTQVTTKEYKGLNPGRPIRLRNGNYTYIEDKYADELEYKSPNFRVFNASINYKKESGAYSVQGISPEYQQIENEFITKGRFLNYKDHQSVSKVAVISNKIHRELLQGEEDPVGRELKIADLSFKIIGVYGDKGGEREEDRVYIPLSTGQRVFNGGDSLNMMFFTLKPAPTFEQTLEESIKFTDEIKTYLKQAHTVAPDDMSAINTFNTLENVQRFMNLIGGIKFFFWFVGVCTIIAGIVGVSNIMLIIVKERTREIGIRKALGAKPWSIIGMILHEAIFVTAVSGFGGLIFSMGLLEIIGPNVEVDYVVNPSIDFNVALTTVLLLIFAGTLAGFFPAWRAARIKPIEALKEE encoded by the coding sequence ATGTTCGACATCGAAAGATGGCAGGAGATTTTCGATACTATCCGTAAGAACAGACTTCGGACGGTTCTTACTGGCATTTCGGTAGCTTCCGGTATTTTCATCCTCGTAATTTTATTGGGTTTTGGACAAGGGATGCAAAATGGTATTGCTCAAGAATTTGAAGAAGATGCCAGCAACCGTATTGGTGTATGGACCCAGGTCACTACTAAGGAGTACAAAGGTCTGAACCCTGGTCGGCCTATTCGTTTGCGAAATGGGAACTATACATACATTGAAGATAAATACGCGGATGAACTTGAGTATAAATCCCCGAATTTCAGGGTTTTTAATGCAAGCATTAATTACAAGAAAGAATCAGGTGCGTATTCTGTTCAGGGCATTTCGCCAGAATACCAACAAATAGAAAATGAATTCATCACAAAAGGACGGTTCCTAAACTACAAGGATCATCAATCCGTATCCAAGGTTGCCGTAATCAGCAATAAAATCCATAGGGAGTTACTTCAGGGTGAAGAAGATCCTGTTGGTCGCGAACTGAAAATAGCAGATTTAAGCTTTAAAATTATTGGTGTCTACGGTGATAAAGGAGGTGAGCGGGAGGAAGACCGCGTTTACATTCCCTTAAGTACGGGACAACGAGTTTTTAATGGTGGTGATAGCCTAAACATGATGTTTTTCACCCTAAAACCAGCTCCAACTTTTGAACAAACCCTTGAGGAGTCCATTAAATTTACGGACGAGATAAAAACGTATTTAAAACAAGCACATACCGTGGCGCCAGACGATATGAGCGCCATTAATACCTTCAACACACTGGAAAATGTACAACGGTTCATGAACCTTATAGGAGGTATCAAGTTTTTCTTTTGGTTTGTTGGTGTCTGTACAATTATTGCCGGTATTGTAGGGGTAAGTAACATTATGCTCATCATTGTCAAAGAAAGAACCAGAGAAATCGGTATTAGAAAGGCCCTGGGTGCCAAACCTTGGTCAATAATAGGTATGATTTTGCATGAGGCAATTTTTGTAACCGCTGTATCGGGTTTTGGTGGGCTGATATTTAGTATGGGTCTACTGGAAATAATTGGTCCGAATGTGGAGGTGGATTACGTGGTTAATCCTTCCATTGATTTTAATGTTGCGCTCACAACAGTATTGCTGTTAATTTTTGCAGGCACGTTGGCCGGTTTTTTTCCTGCGTGGCGTGCCGCAAGAATAAAACCTATTGAGGCACTAAAAGAAGAATGA
- a CDS encoding ABC transporter permease, which yields MFNKDRWNEILQVLTTNWFRTLLTAFGVFWGIFILIILLAAGKGLENGIRADFGDIATNTMFMWTRTASKAYKGLPKDREFTYKTGDVVDILENVDGLRYVSPRNQLGNFRGTNNVVRGLNTGAFSVYGDYPEIIKQEPMDITSGRFLNYGDINEKRKVAVIGIDVKSSLYDQEEQCLGTYIKINDVNFMVVGTYKKTNVDGDSENAQKEIYIPFTSFSQAFNRGDNVGWMAITAVDEVPITNIKDQIFNIVRENHRIHPDDTRAIGHFDLNEQFQRVVSLFGALKLIAYFVGICVLLSGIIGVSNIMLIVVKERTKEIGIRRALGEGPWSIKKQILMESIFLTIISGMSGIAFGALVIYGINYLLDVSGPVMMFVNPSVNLGVVTIALIILIVSGLFAGFIPANSAIKVRPIEALRTE from the coding sequence ATGTTCAATAAGGATCGCTGGAACGAAATATTGCAAGTGCTGACCACAAATTGGTTCAGGACCTTGCTCACGGCATTTGGGGTTTTTTGGGGAATTTTTATTTTGATTATTCTTTTGGCGGCGGGCAAAGGACTTGAAAATGGTATTAGAGCGGATTTTGGGGATATTGCCACCAATACCATGTTCATGTGGACGAGAACTGCCTCAAAGGCATACAAAGGATTGCCTAAAGATCGGGAATTCACGTATAAAACAGGTGATGTCGTTGATATTCTAGAAAACGTTGATGGACTTCGCTACGTTTCACCTAGAAATCAACTGGGAAATTTCAGAGGGACCAACAATGTGGTACGAGGCTTGAATACGGGAGCTTTTAGTGTGTATGGGGATTACCCAGAGATAATTAAGCAAGAACCTATGGACATTACCTCCGGACGTTTCTTAAACTACGGGGATATCAACGAAAAACGTAAGGTGGCCGTCATAGGTATTGACGTCAAGTCCAGTTTGTACGATCAAGAAGAGCAATGCCTTGGTACCTACATCAAAATCAATGATGTGAATTTTATGGTGGTCGGCACCTACAAGAAAACCAATGTTGACGGGGATAGTGAAAATGCTCAAAAGGAAATATATATTCCTTTTACCTCTTTTTCTCAGGCCTTTAATCGTGGTGACAATGTTGGATGGATGGCGATTACTGCGGTGGATGAGGTGCCAATTACTAATATAAAGGACCAGATTTTTAATATCGTAAGAGAAAATCATAGGATACATCCTGATGATACAAGGGCCATAGGTCATTTTGACTTAAATGAGCAATTTCAAAGAGTGGTTAGTCTTTTTGGAGCCTTGAAATTGATAGCTTATTTCGTCGGGATATGTGTGCTACTTTCTGGTATCATCGGGGTTAGTAATATTATGCTGATTGTCGTAAAGGAGCGTACAAAGGAAATTGGTATCAGGCGTGCCTTGGGCGAAGGGCCTTGGTCTATCAAAAAACAGATTTTAATGGAGTCCATATTCTTGACCATCATTTCGGGCATGAGCGGAATTGCATTCGGAGCATTGGTCATCTATGGTATCAATTACTTATTGGATGTCAGTGGCCCGGTAATGATGTTCGTTAACCCGAGTGTAAATCTTGGAGTGGTGACAATCGCCTTGATAATTTTGATAGTTTCAGGATTGTTTGCAGGATTTATACCGGCCAATAGTGCAATAAAAGTAAGGCCCATAGAGGCGTTGAGAACAGAATAA
- a CDS encoding efflux RND transporter periplasmic adaptor subunit, which translates to MKKKVTIFILLFIVVSFGGAMYYLYQKNAEDPVVYETETPTTETIVKKTVATGSILPLEEVLIKPNISGVIEEIYVEGGDYVKSGDLICRIKVVPNLNALNDARNAIDEAKIGLDDQLRNLERQKNLFSKGVVSKVDLERAQVAYDQAKQAYGASNKRYDIVKTGTTKGYGNEANTQIRATVSGMVLEVPVEVGNQVIESNTFNEGTTIATIADVEKMIFEGKVDESEVGKIKENLPLEITVGAIENAVFDAVLDYIAPKGNAENGSIQFEIKGTLKKQDSVFIRAGLSANASIILGRADSVLALKEALVQFDGKTKKPFVEVENGDQQFERRDIELGISDGINVEVKSGISEGDKIKVWNAVKPDEFAQN; encoded by the coding sequence ATGAAGAAAAAAGTAACCATTTTTATTTTGCTATTCATCGTAGTATCCTTCGGTGGGGCAATGTACTATTTGTACCAAAAAAACGCAGAAGACCCTGTTGTATATGAGACCGAAACTCCCACGACCGAGACCATCGTAAAGAAGACGGTAGCAACGGGTAGTATCTTACCATTGGAAGAGGTTTTGATAAAACCCAATATATCAGGGGTCATAGAAGAGATTTATGTTGAAGGAGGGGATTATGTAAAGTCTGGTGATTTGATTTGTCGCATAAAGGTTGTACCCAATTTGAATGCGTTAAATGATGCTAGAAATGCAATTGACGAAGCAAAGATTGGATTGGATGACCAGTTGCGTAATTTGGAACGCCAGAAAAACCTCTTTTCTAAAGGTGTAGTTTCTAAAGTGGATTTAGAACGGGCCCAGGTTGCTTATGATCAGGCAAAACAAGCCTATGGCGCCTCTAATAAAAGATATGACATTGTGAAAACCGGGACGACCAAAGGTTATGGAAATGAGGCAAACACACAAATCCGGGCCACGGTAAGCGGAATGGTACTAGAGGTTCCCGTAGAAGTAGGTAATCAAGTTATTGAGAGCAATACCTTTAATGAAGGCACCACTATTGCCACCATCGCAGATGTGGAAAAAATGATATTTGAAGGAAAGGTTGATGAGTCGGAAGTAGGAAAAATCAAAGAAAACCTTCCCTTAGAAATTACTGTTGGTGCTATTGAGAATGCCGTTTTTGATGCGGTGCTGGATTACATTGCACCAAAAGGAAACGCTGAAAATGGTTCAATACAATTTGAAATAAAAGGTACGCTTAAAAAGCAGGATTCAGTTTTTATTCGTGCGGGATTAAGTGCGAATGCTTCAATCATCTTAGGGCGAGCGGATAGTGTTCTAGCACTTAAGGAGGCCTTGGTTCAGTTTGATGGAAAGACTAAAAAACCTTTTGTTGAGGTGGAAAACGGGGACCAACAATTTGAACGTCGGGATATTGAACTAGGAATAAGCGATGGTATCAACGTTGAAGTAAAATCCGGTATTTCCGAAGGGGACAAAATAAAGGTCTGGAATGCAGTGAAGCCAGACGAGTTTGCACAGAACTAG
- a CDS encoding ABC transporter ATP-binding protein, with the protein MIEIKDLHKSYKMGSNSLHVLKGINFTVEEGELVAIMGSSGSGKSTLLNILGMLDELDEGSYTLDGVPIKNLNETKAANYRNKFLGFVFQSFNLINYKTAMENVALPLYYQRMPRKQREEKSLKYLEQVGLREWAGHLPSELSGGQKQRVAIARAMAAEPKVLLADEPTGALDSTTSYEVMDLIQKINDQGNTILIVTHEEDIANMCKRIVHLKDGIILEDKTIKQVRAEKYVQ; encoded by the coding sequence ATGATAGAAATTAAAGATCTTCATAAATCATATAAAATGGGCAGTAATTCACTGCACGTCTTAAAAGGAATAAATTTTACTGTTGAGGAAGGCGAACTAGTGGCCATAATGGGATCCTCAGGTTCTGGAAAATCAACACTGTTGAATATCTTGGGAATGTTGGATGAATTGGACGAAGGCTCTTACACGCTGGATGGTGTTCCTATCAAGAATCTTAACGAGACTAAGGCGGCCAATTACCGAAATAAGTTTTTAGGGTTCGTATTCCAGTCCTTCAACTTAATCAACTATAAGACAGCGATGGAAAATGTGGCGCTACCGTTGTACTATCAACGTATGCCTAGAAAACAAAGGGAAGAAAAATCACTTAAATATCTGGAGCAGGTAGGCTTAAGGGAATGGGCAGGCCACTTACCCAGTGAGCTTTCAGGTGGACAAAAACAAAGAGTTGCCATTGCAAGGGCCATGGCTGCTGAACCAAAAGTACTACTAGCGGATGAACCTACTGGAGCATTGGATAGTACGACTTCCTATGAAGTAATGGACCTCATACAAAAAATTAACGACCAAGGCAATACGATTTTGATCGTAACCCACGAGGAGGACATTGCGAATATGTGCAAACGTATTGTGCATCTTAAGGATGGTATTATTTTGGAGGACAAAACAATTAAACAGGTAAGGGCGGAGAAATATGTTCAGTAG
- a CDS encoding ABC transporter permease translates to MFSRDNWKEIFETIQKNKLRTFLSGFTVALGILIFVSLVGLTNGLQNTFNKFFSDDSSNTFFLFPGRTSIPYKGYKSGRQIEFDNSDLEDIEKNFTLLTDYVSPRIDRSGLVKYKNESNNYTTRAVSESYQFAEKTIMMKGRYLNKEDIKNKTKYAVIGRLVERDLFGQEDAIGAYIDITGSVFKVIGVFQDEAGDDEERRIYIPYTTRQLIEKNTDKVNQIVVGFNPEIGYAGAMAFDKSLDRFLREKKFISPDDQNGIYIRNVADQLKQNQQFAGVLAYIGGFIAFGTILAGIIGISNIMVFVVKERTKELGIRKALGATPKSVIGSILLESVFITTISGIFGMIVGIAIIGSLGKKLEDFFITDPYINLGLAVFATVILIVFGAIAGYIPARRAARIKPIVALRDE, encoded by the coding sequence ATGTTCAGTAGAGATAATTGGAAAGAGATTTTCGAGACTATTCAAAAGAACAAATTGCGTACGTTCTTATCGGGATTTACCGTTGCTTTGGGTATTCTCATATTCGTATCTCTCGTAGGTCTTACCAATGGTCTTCAGAACACTTTCAATAAATTTTTTAGTGATGATAGTAGCAATACATTCTTCCTGTTTCCGGGTAGAACCTCAATTCCGTACAAGGGGTATAAGTCCGGCCGTCAAATAGAATTCGACAATAGCGATTTGGAGGATATTGAGAAAAACTTTACCCTATTGACTGATTACGTCTCACCGAGAATAGATAGGAGCGGTTTGGTCAAGTATAAGAATGAGTCCAACAATTATACTACTAGGGCCGTAAGCGAGTCTTACCAATTTGCGGAGAAAACGATTATGATGAAAGGTCGTTATCTCAACAAAGAAGACATTAAAAATAAAACCAAATACGCGGTAATAGGCAGGCTCGTGGAACGCGATCTGTTCGGTCAAGAGGATGCCATCGGAGCCTATATAGATATTACAGGTAGTGTTTTTAAGGTCATAGGCGTTTTTCAGGATGAGGCTGGGGATGACGAAGAAAGACGCATATACATACCGTATACGACAAGACAGCTTATAGAAAAGAATACGGATAAGGTAAATCAGATTGTGGTAGGGTTTAATCCTGAAATTGGGTATGCGGGAGCGATGGCTTTTGACAAAAGTTTGGACCGTTTTTTGAGGGAGAAAAAATTTATTAGCCCAGATGATCAGAACGGGATTTACATAAGAAATGTTGCCGATCAGTTAAAACAGAATCAGCAATTTGCCGGGGTGCTGGCCTATATTGGTGGATTCATTGCGTTCGGGACTATCTTGGCAGGAATCATCGGTATTAGTAATATCATGGTATTCGTGGTCAAGGAACGAACTAAAGAATTGGGAATACGGAAAGCTTTGGGTGCAACTCCAAAATCCGTTATTGGTTCAATACTCTTAGAATCGGTTTTTATAACTACAATCTCAGGAATTTTTGGAATGATTGTAGGTATTGCCATTATTGGCTCCCTAGGAAAAAAATTGGAAGATTTTTTCATTACGGATCCTTACATAAATCTTGGTCTGGCAGTTTTCGCTACGGTCATACTTATAGTTTTTGGTGCCATAGCTGGATACATACCGGCCAGGAGAGCTGCCAGAATAAAACCTATTGTTGCACTAAGAGACGAATGA
- a CDS encoding ABC transporter permease yields the protein MKFIFDRNTWQEIFGSISKNKTRTIITMIGVLWGIFVYIGLSGAAQGMDNGFDKVFKTVSMNSMFVWGQSTSKPYDGYKTGREMQLKLGDVTKLQNRIPEIQYIAPRIDMGGFGTDPVYTVRGQKSGTYPVNGDFPVYTKIATKKIFDGGRFINDEDIEQARKVCVIGERNLQELFEKDENPIGQYIRIGNVYFQVIGVHKLAQGVSFDNDTAIFIPFSTFRKLYNTGDDVGYLCIAAYDDVDVVQVEKDVKALLKNIHRVDPEDERAFGSFNLGEMFTKVSGFAKGLTFLSLIVGIATILAGVIGIGNILLISVKERTKELGVRRALGATPSEVRNQIILESVFLTILAGIMGIILGAGVLSLINNLTKDIDFPYTNPTVPIPYVLGALAIMVILGTLIGLIPAQRAVSIRPIDALREE from the coding sequence ATGAAGTTTATTTTTGATAGAAATACATGGCAGGAGATTTTTGGTTCTATAAGCAAGAACAAGACGCGGACCATCATAACAATGATAGGGGTTTTGTGGGGTATTTTTGTTTATATAGGACTCTCAGGGGCCGCACAAGGAATGGATAATGGTTTTGACAAGGTTTTTAAAACCGTTTCCATGAACAGTATGTTCGTATGGGGGCAAAGTACCAGCAAACCCTACGACGGTTATAAAACAGGAAGAGAAATGCAGTTAAAGTTAGGTGATGTCACCAAGTTGCAGAATAGAATTCCTGAAATACAATATATAGCTCCACGTATAGATATGGGAGGTTTTGGTACAGATCCAGTTTATACCGTGAGAGGTCAAAAATCTGGAACATATCCGGTAAACGGAGACTTTCCCGTATATACGAAGATTGCCACAAAAAAAATCTTTGATGGGGGCAGGTTCATCAACGATGAGGATATAGAGCAAGCTAGAAAAGTATGTGTTATAGGTGAGCGAAATCTACAGGAGCTCTTTGAAAAGGATGAAAATCCTATCGGACAATACATTCGAATAGGCAATGTATATTTTCAGGTAATTGGTGTCCATAAGTTAGCGCAAGGGGTAAGCTTTGATAACGATACTGCGATTTTTATCCCCTTTTCTACTTTTAGAAAGTTATACAATACCGGTGACGATGTAGGCTATTTGTGTATTGCAGCTTATGACGATGTGGATGTTGTTCAGGTTGAAAAGGACGTTAAGGCGTTGCTTAAAAATATTCATAGGGTGGATCCTGAAGACGAAAGGGCTTTTGGATCGTTCAACTTGGGTGAGATGTTTACCAAAGTGTCCGGCTTCGCCAAAGGACTAACTTTTTTATCGCTCATTGTAGGTATCGCTACAATTTTGGCTGGTGTCATTGGTATTGGTAATATTCTGTTGATATCGGTCAAAGAAAGAACTAAAGAACTGGGTGTAAGAAGGGCTTTAGGAGCAACCCCAAGTGAAGTTCGCAACCAAATTATTTTAGAATCTGTTTTCCTAACCATCTTGGCAGGTATTATGGGTATAATTTTGGGGGCGGGCGTTCTATCGCTTATCAACAATTTGACAAAGGATATTGACTTTCCCTATACGAATCCTACAGTACCGATTCCCTATGTCTTAGGAGCCTTGGCCATAATGGTGATTTTGGGAACCCTTATCGGGCTGATACCTGCGCAACGTGCCGTGAGTATAAGGCCTATAGACGCTTTACGAGAAGAATAA
- a CDS encoding efflux RND transporter periplasmic adaptor subunit gives MNKIVKYILIGLLVLGALWAAVFFIKSNSKSSITYETHKPFISNIEKKTVATGKVVPEDEVEIKPQISGIIEKIYMEEGSKVKAGDLIAVIKVVPNDQSLNQAQGRVSNARIALNNIKIEYNRNKALFDKGVISSQDFNNLQLQYDQAVQELKNAQADYQIIRVGSAGGSSSANTNIRATVDGTILEIPVEEGDQVIQSNNFNDGTTIATIADLGKMIFEGKVDEGEVGKLTVGTPLKISLGAVEDKELDARLRFIAPKGIEETGAVQFKIEGDVEINDSIFIRAGYSANASMILEKKDSVLVISEALLQFDKKTDKPYVEIALGSPEEQKFERRDVEIGISDGVNVEIISGLTEDDLVKQWNKTEPIKQGDEEEEGETEE, from the coding sequence ATGAACAAAATCGTAAAATACATATTAATAGGGCTTTTAGTACTAGGAGCATTGTGGGCCGCTGTATTTTTTATAAAATCCAACAGTAAATCATCCATTACGTATGAAACTCATAAGCCATTCATTTCAAATATTGAAAAGAAGACTGTTGCTACCGGTAAAGTGGTTCCCGAAGATGAGGTTGAGATAAAACCTCAGATTTCTGGTATCATAGAAAAAATATACATGGAAGAAGGATCTAAGGTTAAAGCCGGTGATCTCATCGCCGTGATAAAAGTGGTTCCCAATGATCAATCCTTGAATCAAGCTCAAGGTAGGGTTAGTAATGCTCGGATTGCTTTGAATAATATTAAGATAGAATACAACAGAAACAAAGCACTTTTTGACAAAGGGGTCATTTCAAGTCAGGATTTCAACAACCTGCAGTTGCAGTACGATCAGGCCGTACAGGAGTTGAAGAACGCACAGGCAGATTATCAAATTATCAGGGTCGGTTCCGCGGGTGGCTCGTCCTCGGCGAACACGAACATTCGCGCTACGGTCGATGGTACTATTTTGGAAATACCCGTAGAGGAAGGAGACCAGGTCATTCAAAGCAACAACTTTAACGATGGTACGACCATTGCTACTATTGCTGACCTTGGGAAAATGATTTTTGAAGGTAAAGTGGATGAAGGAGAAGTGGGTAAACTAACCGTAGGTACACCCTTAAAAATAAGCCTAGGAGCCGTTGAAGATAAAGAGTTGGATGCCAGGTTACGTTTCATTGCGCCTAAGGGCATAGAAGAAACGGGTGCAGTTCAGTTTAAGATTGAAGGGGATGTGGAAATCAACGATAGTATTTTCATCAGGGCTGGCTATAGTGCAAATGCTTCTATGATTTTGGAAAAAAAGGATAGTGTACTTGTGATATCAGAGGCCTTGCTGCAGTTCGATAAAAAAACGGACAAGCCTTATGTTGAGATTGCCTTAGGTTCACCTGAGGAACAGAAATTTGAGCGTAGAGATGTAGAAATTGGAATATCCGACGGAGTTAATGTTGAGATCATTTCAGGCCTTACTGAGGACGACTTGGTAAAACAATGGAATAAAACGGAGCCCATAAAACAAGGGGATGAGGAAGAGGAAGGCGAAACTGAAGAGTAA